One Desulfovibrio fairfieldensis genomic window carries:
- the tssE gene encoding type VI secretion system baseplate subunit TssE, which translates to MAGSLFDRLTRGDEGARMSEDESIRLHLLRLLTARQGSVQALPDYGLPDLNDLTLSRAELILETCRAVKKCIQRYEPRLTDVEVSHQALPESLFAMGFRIAALKVGSDGTTVPWQWSISLNGDKVRGGV; encoded by the coding sequence ATGGCCGGGAGCCTGTTTGACCGTCTGACGCGCGGCGATGAGGGCGCACGCATGAGCGAGGACGAATCCATTCGTCTGCACCTCCTGCGTCTTCTCACCGCGCGGCAGGGCTCCGTGCAGGCCCTGCCGGACTACGGGCTCCCGGACCTCAACGACCTGACTCTCTCCCGCGCGGAACTGATTCTCGAAACCTGCCGCGCCGTCAAAAAATGCATTCAACGCTATGAGCCCCGCCTGACCGACGTGGAAGTCAGCCATCAGGCCCTGCCCGAATCGCTCTTTGCCATGGGTTTCCGCATCGCGGCGCTCAAGGTGGGCTCCGACGGCACCACCGTGCCCTGGCAATGGAGCATCTCCCTGAACGGCGACAAAGTGCGGGGCGGCGTATGA
- the tssF gene encoding type VI secretion system baseplate subunit TssF produces MSFNVYYQDELLALRTLGKEFAQRNPALAPFLDTPGRDPDVERILEGFSFLTGRLRQKLDDELPEITHSLFNLLWPNYLRPIPAASVIRYMPGDNISGAVTIPKGTEVESVETRGLRCRFRTVYDTEILPLRIVDQSVRERDGMASLVLRIAAQGASLENLPLKRLRFFISGEPAIAHTIYFSMVARTREVRVVLHDAKLEEHTAAVLPARESIRAVGFREDEGMYPYPANTFPGYRILQEYFCFPEKFLFVEVSGLERGLNGDRLKTVPGAQEFELHFVLDQLPEQYESFRADNWHLFCTPVVNLFSMDASPLTLDQRQSEYRVVPDPRRPYHYAVYSVDSVGTWGHDDRHSRRYLSFESFEHDTGESGDHAYYRLRLRPSHHDECPETYISIVHTADSAALPQGETISLELTCTNRLLPHELRMGDIRVHADNTPDAVRFANITPVVPSFSPPLEGDILWRLLSNMSLNYVSLTDVSALRAVLAAYDFRARHDRPRARMLEKTLKGMLRIHCSESDRIYGGLPVRGARTRLVLDQRAFCAEGAMYLFGSVLNEFFALYATVNSFHQLTIEEASRGEEYRWPARLGRISL; encoded by the coding sequence ATGAGCTTCAACGTCTACTATCAGGACGAGCTGCTGGCCCTGCGCACTCTGGGCAAGGAATTCGCGCAGCGCAACCCGGCGCTGGCCCCCTTTCTGGACACGCCGGGGCGCGATCCCGACGTGGAGCGCATTCTGGAAGGCTTTTCCTTTCTCACGGGCCGCTTGCGCCAGAAACTGGACGACGAGCTGCCGGAGATCACCCACTCCCTGTTCAATCTGCTCTGGCCCAACTATTTGCGGCCCATCCCGGCGGCTTCGGTCATCCGCTACATGCCCGGCGACAATATCTCCGGCGCGGTGACCATCCCCAAGGGCACGGAAGTGGAATCCGTGGAAACACGGGGGCTGCGCTGCCGCTTCCGCACAGTCTACGACACCGAAATTCTGCCGTTGCGCATTGTGGACCAGAGCGTGCGCGAGCGCGACGGCATGGCCAGCCTGGTGCTGCGCATCGCCGCGCAGGGCGCGTCCCTGGAAAATCTGCCGCTCAAACGGCTGCGCTTTTTCATCAGCGGCGAACCGGCCATCGCCCACACCATTTATTTTTCCATGGTCGCGCGCACCAGGGAAGTGCGGGTGGTGCTGCACGACGCCAAGCTGGAGGAGCATACCGCCGCCGTTCTGCCCGCGAGGGAATCCATCCGCGCCGTGGGCTTCCGGGAAGACGAGGGCATGTACCCCTACCCGGCCAATACTTTCCCCGGCTATCGCATCCTTCAGGAATATTTCTGTTTTCCCGAAAAATTTCTCTTTGTGGAAGTTTCCGGCCTGGAGCGCGGCCTGAACGGCGACAGGCTCAAAACCGTTCCGGGCGCGCAGGAGTTCGAGCTGCATTTCGTGCTGGACCAATTGCCGGAGCAGTATGAGTCCTTCAGGGCGGACAACTGGCATCTCTTCTGCACGCCGGTGGTCAATCTCTTCAGCATGGACGCCTCGCCCCTGACCCTGGACCAGCGCCAAAGCGAATACCGCGTGGTGCCCGACCCCCGCCGTCCTTATCACTATGCCGTGTACAGCGTGGACAGCGTGGGCACCTGGGGCCATGACGACAGGCACAGCCGCCGCTATCTCTCCTTTGAGTCCTTTGAGCACGACACAGGCGAATCCGGCGACCACGCCTACTACCGTCTGCGGCTGCGTCCCTCGCACCACGACGAATGCCCGGAAACCTACATTTCCATCGTGCACACGGCCGACAGCGCGGCCCTGCCCCAGGGCGAGACCATTTCCCTGGAGCTGACCTGCACCAACCGCCTTTTGCCCCACGAGCTGCGCATGGGCGACATCCGCGTCCATGCCGACAATACGCCGGACGCCGTCCGTTTTGCCAACATTACGCCAGTGGTGCCCTCGTTCAGTCCTCCCCTGGAAGGGGACATCCTCTGGCGGCTTTTATCCAACATGTCGCTGAACTACGTCTCTCTCACCGACGTGTCCGCCCTGCGCGCCGTGCTGGCGGCCTATGACTTCCGCGCCCGCCATGACCGCCCGCGCGCCCGCATGCTGGAAAAAACCCTCAAGGGCATGCTGCGCATCCACTGCTCCGAATCGGACCGCATCTACGGCGGCCTGCCGGTGCGCGGCGCGCGGACCCGCCTGGTGCTGGACCAGCGCGCCTTCTGCGCCGAGGGGGCCATGTATCTTTTCGGCTCGGTGCTCAATGAGTTTTTCGCGCTCTACGCCACGGTAAACAGCTTCCATCAGCTGACCATCGAGGAGGCTTCGCGCGGCGAGGAATACCGCTGGCCGGCGCGGCTCGGGAGAATCAGCCTATGA
- the tssG gene encoding type VI secretion system baseplate subunit TssG gives MTSAVPAAPVLEDLTARPGAYAFAQAVRIVARGMRAGGHEPGPDSFRFRVNPELSFPPGDIAALALKAGEREDGPPTAEMVLNLMGLHGAASPLPAYFTEHVAQHQDENEALRDFFDIFHQRLIDLLYETWHKYRYYAQYQSGATDRLSSRFFGLIGLGHADLRRAKSLNWPRLMAYMGLIAFNGESAGSLESILRHYFRHEHIAIVPCIRRWVAVPEDQQTRLGAANDCLNLDFILGSEVPDQTGKFRIRVTDLTWERFNDFLPCGKDFTALQTLVKFVLRSRLDFDLELRLLPDEIRPWRLEEHNQCRLGWSVWAGEGGNGVVTLETDHREL, from the coding sequence ATGACCTCCGCCGTGCCCGCAGCTCCGGTTCTGGAAGACCTCACGGCCCGGCCCGGGGCCTATGCTTTCGCCCAGGCCGTGCGCATCGTGGCGCGCGGCATGCGCGCGGGAGGTCACGAACCGGGGCCGGATTCCTTCCGCTTCCGGGTCAATCCGGAGCTTTCCTTTCCGCCCGGCGACATCGCAGCCCTGGCCCTGAAAGCAGGGGAAAGGGAAGACGGGCCGCCCACGGCGGAGATGGTGCTCAATCTCATGGGCCTGCACGGCGCGGCTTCGCCCCTGCCCGCCTACTTCACCGAGCATGTGGCCCAGCATCAGGACGAAAACGAGGCCCTGCGGGACTTTTTTGATATTTTCCACCAGCGCCTCATCGATCTCCTCTATGAGACCTGGCACAAGTACCGCTACTACGCCCAGTACCAGTCCGGAGCCACGGACAGGCTCTCCAGCCGCTTCTTCGGGCTCATCGGGCTGGGGCATGCCGACCTGCGCCGGGCCAAAAGCCTGAACTGGCCCCGGCTCATGGCCTATATGGGGCTCATCGCCTTTAACGGCGAATCAGCCGGGTCGCTGGAAAGCATTCTGCGCCACTATTTCCGCCACGAGCACATCGCCATCGTGCCCTGCATCCGACGCTGGGTGGCCGTGCCCGAAGACCAGCAAACCCGCTTGGGCGCGGCCAACGACTGCCTGAATCTGGACTTCATCCTCGGCAGCGAGGTGCCGGACCAGACGGGCAAATTCCGCATCCGGGTGACGGATCTCACCTGGGAGCGCTTCAACGATTTTCTGCCCTGCGGCAAGGATTTCACCGCCTTGCAGACCCTGGTCAAATTCGTGCTGCGCTCCCGCCTGGACTTTGACCTGGAACTCCGCCTGCTGCCCGATGAAATCAGGCCCTGGCGGCTGGAAGAGCACAACCAGTGCCGCCTGGGCTGGTCCGTATGGGCCGGGGAAGGCGGCAACGGCGTCGTGACGCTTGAAACCGATCACAGGGAGTTGTGA